Below is a window of Carnobacterium inhibens subsp. inhibens DSM 13024 DNA.
TTTGACATAGAAGTTCATTTTGAGGAAAATGATAAAGTGATGAGAGATTCAATTAATCGTTGTATAAAAGAAACACAAAAGCCTGTTTATGCTATTGGAGACAAAGGTGCAGTACTTGTTGATCAGGGAAAAATAATAACGTTAGGTGATGTCAAAAAATATCAGTAATACAAATTTATAAAGTGCAGTCTGAGCAGTTTATAATATGGATGATTCAGGTTATTGTAAAGAAATTTATTAAAAAATAACCGTTAACCTACTAAAGTTAAAAGACGGTTATTTTTTTGTCATTATTTTGCTTTATCATATTTTCATATGACTACATCTGTCTAGTTATTGTAGGTATAATACCAATACATGAAATTAGATAAAATCATGTATTATAGAAAACACACTAATATTTTAAAGAATAAGAAAAGGAGATTTTATATGAATATTCGGAAACTAAATGAAGATGATACGGAAAAGTATCAAGCATTAAGACTAATAGCATTAAAAAAAAGCCCTGAAGCATTTGGTTCTACATTTGAAAGAGAAAAAAACTTTACTCTCGAAACGGTTAAACAACGAATTCTATCAACAGAAACAAAATTTACTTTAGGAGCTTTTGACAAAAAAAATGCTTTAATGGGTACGGTTTTATTTGTCCGAGATAGTAATATTAAAATGCAGCATAAAGGTTCTATTTTGGGGCTTTATGTTTCTCCTGATAGTCGTGGGCAAGGAGTAGCCAAATCCTTATTAAATAAAGTTATTGAAGTTGCAAGGAGATGGAATGGAGTGGAACAGATTAATTTAACAGTGGTTTCATCTAATTTATTTGCTAAAAAAATATATTCTGATCTTGGCTTTGAAGTTTTTGGAACTGAAATGAAAGCCATGAAATATGATAACCAATATTATAATGAAGACATGATGGTCTTATTTTTATAATACTACATAGAGTTAGAATACATGAAATGATATAAAGTCGTGTATCTAGAACCTTAAACGAATAAGGTTCTTTTTTCTTAGGAATTGTATCCAAATATTAAAGTCCAAAATAAAACCCACAACAATACTAGCGTCATTGTAATCCCAATAACTATGTTGACTATAGCTGCCGACTTGCTTTTTTTCCATATTTTAATTCCAGTAATAATGAGTGCAATTCCTACAAATAAAAATACAAGTTCAATTAACAAAAAAGGCCACTTAATTTCAATCATTCTTTTTAAGAAGTGCATATTATACCTCTTTCTTTTTAACTAAATTTTTTAGATACATGAAATTGGATAAAAACGTGTATCGCGAATCCTATTCCAATAGGGTTCTTTTTTTATATCGCCCTCCAATACATGATTTTGTGGTATAATAAACAAAATCATGTATTACTTTTGTGAGAGGAGAGGGCTTTTAAATGAGTTACAACGTCCAACCATTACGGACTCAGCAAGAAATAAACGACTTTTTATTTTGTTTAAGACGCAATAAAAACGCAGATCGGGATGTTTTTCTGTTTTTGATCGGCATTAATAGCGGGTTGCGCATGTCTGATATCGTAAAATTGAAGAAACAAGACCTGATTTCCTCAAAAAATCCCCGTATTGTCGAAAAGAAAACGGGAAAGACGCGTATTTTATATTTGAGTAGTTTACAAGACTTGATCCAAGACTATACAAAAAAACTAGAACCCGAGGATTATCTGTTTCCTAGCACCAAAGGTGGACATGTAGAAGTGAATACAGTCTATCAGATGTTTCAAAAGGTCGCTAAGCTCTTAGGAAGAGACGATATCGGCACGCACACGCTGCGGAAGACGTTTGGTTACCACTATTACAAGAAAACCAAAGACGTGGCCACACTGATGGAAATATTCGGTCATAGCAGTGAGAAAATCACAAAGCGCTATATTGGGATCAATGAAGATGAAATTAGTGAGACGTTATTGAACTTTAGACTAGGATTTTAAGTGTACAATTGCTAATAACCTAGATTTCATTTAGCCAATCAATGAAATCATTAGTCATTTCTAAATTAAACTCGTGGTTGATACCTTCATAAATTTTAAAATTTATATTTTTTCGTTTTTTATTAGTTAATAAATAGTGATAATAGTTATTTTGACCGTTAATTGAAATTATATTGTCCGAATCTCCATGCATAATCAATAATGGAGATTCACAGTTAGTTTGTTCAACTGGGTCATATTCTTTTAACGATTGTTCTTCTTTAATTGAAAGATTACCTCGATTGTCCATCTTTCTAAAAATTGTTTCTGATAAAAGAAAAGATCCTGATCCATTAATACTTGCTGCCCCACCTAAGGTTGACTGCTGACCATATATTCCCGTTACAATAAACCCACCCATAGAATTTCCCAATAGGATAAGCTTTTTTTTGTCAATTTGTAATAAGCTCACAAATTCGTCAAACTCGTCTATACTATTAGTTATTACTTTCCAGAAAAATTCTTGCCTATTCTTTGTTTCAAACGGTTTATTTAATGGGTTTCTACTATCATGATAAATTACTTCTGGGATAACAACGGTGTATCCTTCCTGAGCTAACTTTTCAGCTAAATTAAAATAATGGTCAATGCTACCGCCCCACCCATGGTAAATAAGGATTGTTTTTTCAGTATTTTTATTATTATTGGGTTTAAAAATAGCGTATTTGAATTGGTTATTAGTAAGTACTTTCAAAATGCTCCCCCTTTAAAATGCAAAGTACATAAATGATTTCTACTAAATAAGTATAACATTTGTTGTTATTAAAGTGATTTTTAAAAACAATAACTAAACAATTATTTATCTAATCAATAAGTTTATTGGATATTTTGCTATAATAATCATTATTCAAGTAGAAAAGGAGTAGTTGTATGGAATGGTACGAGAACCGAATTTTATCTGCAAAAAATGGAACTAATCCAATGTTGATAAAAGAACTAAAAGGTGGTTATGCTGTTTTTGGAGATGTACAGTTTTTACCCGGATATTGTGTTTTATTACCAAAAAGAGAAGTGAATTCTTTAAATGACTTACCTTTAGAGGAACGTGAACAGTTTCTTTCTGACATGAGTATTTTGGGAGATGCTATTATACATAGTTGCAATCCTATCAGAGTGAATTATGACATTTTAGGAAATACTGATAACTATTTACATGCTCATGTTTTTCCACGTTTTAAATGGGAAAAAGAAGAACGAAGACGTATGCCTGTGTGGTTGTATGATAGTTCTAACTGGCAAAAAAAGGAAACGGCTTATAATCCTAAACAGCACGATGAAATACGCAATAGCATTCTAGATTATTTAAACAAACATTATTCCTAATAGTTATTTAATCAGGTAACATACCTAACTACAATTACATAAAGTAAAAGGGGAATATGAGTATGGATAGATACCATAGGGCATTTGGAGTTTATGGAATACTTTATAGAAAAAATAAACTTTTAGTTATCAAAAAAACAAGTGGTCCCTATATTAATAGATTTGATTTACCTGGAGGTAGTCAAGAATTTGGAGAAAGATTAGAAGATACTTTAGTTAGAGAAATCAAAGAAGAAACTAATTTAACAGTGAAAGCTTTTCAACAGTTAGGTGTAGTTAATTTTCTGTATCCATGGAGATATGAAAATACTAATATGAATAATCATATAGCTACATTTTATGAGATTGATTCTTTTATAGGAGAAAATTTTGAAAAGGTAGATCAATTTCTTGGTCAAGACTCTGTAGGTTCCATATGGTTACCTCTGGAAGAATTAACTGAGGACAATTCTTCTCTTTTAGTATTAAAAGCAAAAGAATATATCCAAAAAGGAACCTTTATAGATAAAGGCTGGATTCTTGATAAATGGAATATATTAGATTCACCAGTATATTAATTAATAAAAGCATTAGTTTACATAAAACCCAAAAAAAGTACTCGTAACCCTGAATAATTTAAAATTAGTACATTCTAAATTATAAAAGCTAGTTGTAGGCATATTTTTAGCCCTACAACTAGCTTTTATTTATGCTTAAAGAAGAATAGTCAAGAAAGGTGGGATGATTATGTCGAATCGTTTAGCGTTAGCTTTAAGAATTTTAGAAGGGAATAAAGTTCTTTTTTACCTTCCTGAAGAGAAAAAAGAAGTAGAAGTTCTGGTAGAAGGGTATATTTTTGCAGATCTCAAAGAAAATATAAACAATGAAGAAGGCTATTATTTACTTTTAGAAACAGAAGCTGATGGAGTTGTTGAGCATGGCGAACTCATCTAATACATTTCATAAATGGTTATTGGAAACGCTACACGAGAATGAGTTAGTGTTGGACTTAAAGAATATAACGCTAAAAAATGAGCTTCAGAATAGTTTGCAAGCTCTGAACGATTTCTTAGTCGATGATTGGTTTAGTAGCGAAGAGGGTACTTCTATTGCCGATCAAGTTGAAATTAATTTAGACAAACAAAGGGAAAATCATCTTCAGAAAGATTTTCCGTTATTTATAGCAGGAAATCTTGAATTAACGGTTTCAAAAAGTACAAAGAATAAAGGGTATCAAGTTACAACGTTTAATCATACAGGAGCATTATCAGATCATCAGGAGAATTCATTAAAAGGCTGTTTGAAGTATTTAAAAGAATTAAATGCCTATCCTTTAGATAAACACCTGTCAAGCTACTTTAGCCAAGAGGGGAGTATAGCAATGGCCAACCAGTATAAAAAAATTTCAGAAGCTGAAAAGAAGAAAGAAATTGATCAACTAACCGAAAAAATGACTACACAAGTTCAAACTTATACAGAAACAACTGAACAGATGACGGAATTACTTGATTTTATGAGCCAGTTCAGAGATTACTCTATCCGGAATCAATTCATGATTCGCTCGCAGCATAAAGGAGCAAATGGAGTAGCATCCTATCAACGATTTAAAGAATTAGGCTTTCCAGTTCAAAAAGGAGAAAAAGGGATTAAAATTTGGGTTCCAATGACTGTTACCCAGTTTAAAACTAAAGATGGTGAATGGAAAAATCAAACGAAAGCAACGATAGAAGAAAAGGAATGGATAAAGAAAAATCAGTCTACAGATAACGTCAAAACATTTACGCGTTTTAAGTTAGGGACGGTTTTTGACGTGACACAAACACACGCGAAACCAGAAGATTATCCAGCTATTTTCCCAAATAAAAAGAATCAGTTTGATTTTGGAGGGAAAGACTTAGATTTATTGAATCAATCACTACTGGAGTATTCAAATAGCACTAATATTCCAATAATTAAAGAGCCGTTTCGTGATTCGGCTGCTAAGGGGTATTATATGCCGTCTACACATTCTATTACCCTCAATACTAAAAATACAGAAACCGAGAATGTACACACGTTAATTCATGAATTAGCACATGCTGAGATGCATAACAGTAGCAAACTAAAAAATAAAGAGTTAACTATGCAGGCAGCACCTGTTCTTGAATACCAAGCAGAAATGACAGCGTATGTAGTAGGGAAGTATTACGGATTAGATACAGAAAATCATTCCTTACGGTACATATCTAAATGGACGAATAATTTAGAAAAAGTTGAGGACAAAATAAACTCTTTATCAGAAGTGAAAAAAGTTTCTGAGAAATTGATTGATCAACTGGATTTGATTATTGAACAAACAACCGAAAGAAAACAAGGACTGAGCCCCGATAAGGTCGAAGTAATTGCTACAAAGTTAGGATTTTTGACAGATAAAAACAATCAAAATCAATACAAGCAATTAAAAGATACAAGTCTTAAAATAAACACCATTCAACTATTAAAAAATAACCCTAGCGATAAGTTAACTCTTTATTCGATTGAACTTGTCTCTAAGGAACAGACATTTGATTATGTTATGGCTACGGGTAAAAATAAAAAAGAGATTGCAACCGATTGGTTAGGAGAAAAGACTGCTAACGATTGGCTAAAAGAAGACGTTAAATATCACGTGTTGCATAAGGATCTTAATCAAGAACTAAATACAGAAAAAATAATGGATATAGTCAACCTAACCGAAAATGAGAAAGTATCAATGGGTGATTTTTCAAATCAGAATAAGATTGATAAAAACATGTTAGCTTCTCCATCTTTATAAAAAGAGTATAAGAATCTATTGATTGTTTTGATTAGAAAAGTAAAAATTTAATTTTCGTTCAATCTATTTATCTCAAAAAAAAGAATAGCTGTCAGCTATTCTTTTTTTTAAACTTTTCTTGTTTTTTTTCATTTACGTATTGAGAAAAAGCCCTTAATAATTCTTCTGTTTCTTCAACTGATAAATGTTCACATTCAAAATAATTTTCTAGTAATGCGCCTTTTTGAATGAGTCTTCTCGTTCGTTCTTTTCGTTCCTTTTGAGAGTCTAATTGAATGGATCGTTCGACTCGATTGATTTCTTGTTGCAGTTGTTTAAAGTGATTACTCATAGGTTTAACCTACTGTAGGTGAATCAACTGAATTACTAGAGTTTAAAGATTGATCTTCATTCATTAAATCATAGCTATCTTTTAAATTATTTACAAATTCTTTTATTTCATTTTTTGTTAAGGATTCGTAGTTTAAATCAAATTGGCTAATCAATTCTTTTCCTAAAGTATTTTCAATTTTTTCTTTTTCCTCTAAGAGCTCTTTTTTTAACTTTTCTATTTGTTCTAATTTTTTTGAAATGTTTGACATGATATTTTTCCTCCCTTAATGTTTAAATTACTATACAAACTAGTATGACAGAAAGATAAATAATTGTAAAAGAAAAAGCAAAATGGTAAAATAGTCCCTGTAAAGGGCGCACTTATACTCCATTATTTACTACGTAAATAATGGAGTTGTGCTCATAGAAATAAATTTTTATTTTTTCCGCTTATCGTTCCCTTAAAAAAATTCCGTGTGATAAAATTCGCTCTCGCTCATGTTAAGTAAATAAAACCAGAAAGGAGATGAGACCATGGCTATTTATCATTTGTCTGCAAAAATTATTTCTAGAAGTAAAGGTCAATCGGCCATTTCAAGTGCAGCTTATCGTTCAGGTGATAAATTGTATAGCGAGCGGTATAACGAAACAAAACTCTACCGTCGAGATATACAGCCTGTTACGTTTATATTGAAGCCTACTCATGCTCCTGACTGGTGCTTAAATCGAGAACGATTATGGAACGAAGTTGAAAATTATGAAAAATCAAAGAATGCGCAACTTTCTAGAGAATTTAATGTTGCATTGCCTGTGGAATTATCGGTTTTCGAACAAGAAAAATTAACGTTAGACTATTGTCAGAAAAATTTTGTCGACCTTGGAATGGTGGCGGATATTTCTATTCATAGAGACGATGAAATGAACCCTCATTTTCACGTAATGTTGACGACTCGCCCTTTCGATGAAAATGGCAATTGGGACGTAAAATCGCGTAAAATTTATATTAATGATGAAGAAGGTAATCCGATCTATACAAAAAGTGGCTACCGTCAAAATAGAAAAGCAAATGTAACGGACTGGGATTCGAAGGAACGGATGCAAAAATGGAGAGAAAATTGGGCCACCATGGCTAATCATTCTTTAAAAGAAAATGGGATTAATCAAACAATCTCAGAAAAATCTTACGCAGATTTAGGAGAAAAAAAGCAGCCTACCATTCATGAAGGATTTGTTGCGAGAGAGATGGAAGCCAAAGGAAAAAATAGCGACCGTATTCAAATCAATAAAGAAATTAAAGAGTCTAATGCAAAAGCAGCCATTGTTTATACGTTAAAAAAAGACGCTGAAGAAATAAAAGAGACGGAGACGATTGTTCGTTCTCTTAGTCCAACAGAAAAGAAGGAAATTACTCGTTTATCAAAAGAACTGAAGACATACATTTCATTTGATCAGATTGAAGATAAGAAGCGAATGCTGAACAATTGGTCAAATTCTGCGAGAGTAAACAATCTCTTTAAAGAAGACACGAAGACGTTGAATTTGATTGAGTCTCAAATGGAATTAGTAGAGAAAGCAGATAGCCTCATTTTAAAAGAATCTGAGCGATTACTTGAACACTATTATCCAACCATAGATCAAAAGAATTTATCTGATTATCAGGTGAAAACTTTAGCGAATCGAACGGTAAAAGAGGACCGCGTGATCCAACCAGAAGAAGTAGAAAAGATACTGGAACACTCTAACCAACAAGAACTGTATCATGAGGTATCAAAGGTTGTTAAACGTCCGTATGATTCCTATTCAGTCTATGAAGAAAAAAACAAGCTGTTGAATCAAACGGTAGTGTCCATTGTAGAAAAATACCAGGTGGATTTCAAAGATGTAAAAACAGTAGAAAGTCTTCCGGATACGGTTTACACGACATTAAAAAATAGTATCAAAGAGCAAGAAAGAAATAAGATTGCTATGAAAGTGATTCAAAACTATTATGATGACAAAATTTCTCGAATATTTCCTTCTTTAGAACTGGATGATCAAGATATTCCGACTAAGGAGCTCTTTTCTAAAGCCATTGATTACTATGGAGATCAATTGACAGTTGACAATTTAATTCACTTAAAAGAAAGACCGCTGATTAAGTTTACACTAGAAGAACAACACATCGCAGTCGCGTACTTTACCGACTATGGAAAAGCTGGAAATCTCAACAACGATGAATCTATAGACGTTTCTTCTTTAACTATGAGTGAGGAATTGAAGACTATCCTAATAGATAGACCAGATTTGCACGATTTGTTGCTCAATGAGTGTATCGAAACGGGAGTACTGAATGTAGAGCAAGCTGATACATTAAAAGAACAAAAAACGAGTGAATTTTCTTTTTCTCAACAAAAATCTATGCCCTCCAGCCAATTGTTGAACTATTTATTTAGACCTCAACAGTTAGATCAAATTCTGGCTTCATTAGATTACGAAGAAAGAGAAAAATTACGAGCGCTAGAAAAAGAACTGAAGAAAAAGAAACCTAAACGTTCTTTTAAAGGACCAAAGCGGTGAAATAAAAGAATAAGGTGAAAATAGAGTACCTACACAAGGTAGATACTCTATTTAATATAAAATGAACTATTCAATAGAATTATTTATTGGAGGATTAGTGTACACAAGGGTTAACAAATGATGTAAGGCGTCACATGCCTCGTCAAAACTTAAGTTATTCGTATAATCCGTCTTATTTTGATAATTAGACCAGATTTGTCTCATTTCATCATTGGTTCGTATAAACTCCAACGTTTTTATATAATCTCGCATAATATTAGGTGTATTTCTCTTGTTACAAGTGGCGGTTAGGGCTTTTCTTAATAAATCATAGTCAATTCGACTAGGTTCTAATTGACTTAACATATAGACATCATAGAAATCCCTAGCTCGGGTATTGAACACACCACGATAGTAAATCGTTTGAATTTTTTCTGCTAAAAGTGTTTCTATAGGGTAAGAAAGGATAGAAATTTCTTCTTCCTCAAACATTAATTTATGTTTATAGTGAATTTCTTTTGGAATAATGATGTCACCGGTTGTAATGTCTACTTTTATCGGAATAGCCATTGTTTGCAAACTGGCAACTATAGCTACTCTATAACCCGGATAGTCATCTTCTTCACGAATTTCTTGAATATTTTGGAACTCGAATTGAATGTGATCTCCTATATCTAACTCACATAGCTCTAAGAATATCGTTTTTAGCACATCGGATGAAACAGTTGTACCGGTAATAGTCGTATCAATGTCCATAGTGGTCCGTTTGTCTACGCCAATAAGAGAACCAATCAAAAATCCACCTTTTAAAATAAAGGAATGCCTATATTTTGATTTACTGATTCTGACTAACATTCGTTCCAACATATAATTTCTCATAAGCATTTGTGCGTCTATTTGTTCTTTTTGAGCTTTATTTTTAATCTTAGTTTTCAATTGAATAGGTGTTTTTATACTAACACCTCCATATATCTTCTTAAGTCACGATCTACTTTAAATAGTTGTGCGTATTGCATTAATTTGATAAGATCTTTCTCTGCTGTTGTTAAATACCGTTTAAGGGCATTAATTTGAACATCTTTATCCGTCCGATTGTTTTTTGAAAAGATGTCACAAATGGTTCTTTCCCTATCATAGACACGAATTGAGTTTCCATGTGGACTTTTCATAGTCATTAATCCAATTAAATAGTTGTCTCTTCTACTATGTTTAGCTAAGATATTATTTTCCTTTAAAGAAGGATTATTGTATCCCCTTGGAAAGGTCATATGGTAATCGAAAGGGGTCACATCCGTTAAATCATGAAGATAGAGAGCTGTTTCATGAGAATAAATGCCTTTTTTAAATCTTTTTTGCAAAATATAGTATTCATCAGGAAATTGATCAATCGCAACGTAAGAACCTGGACCAACTTTTTCTAAAATATTTTCATGGAATAATTTGAGTACATATTCTTTATGAATACCAGCCTTTTTAGCGTCTTGAAAAGTAACGGTCCCATTTTGCTCTTTTATCAATTGCAACAATAATTTTGTTTTTGAATGTTCTTCTTTGTCTTTTATTTGCGTCATAAGCTCACCTCTTTTGACGATTATACTACAATTATAACTTTTTGTAGTATAATCGTCAAATTAAGGGTTTTAAATAGAATTTATCAATAAAAAGACCTGAGTTCAATGGTATAATGATGCGACTACTATCATTTGGAAAAGAGGTGTACTATTGAAAATTGGTTTGTTGCTTACCCGCGAGATTTATCAAGAGTTAGAAAGACGCGGTCATTATCTGGGATATCCAAGACCTCTACTGTACTGTTGCATTTAGTCCTCTATGCAACTCAATTTAAAGAGGTGACCAAAGAAGAACTAGAAAATGAATTAGACAAGATTGAGGTAAGTCATCAGCAATTACAAGTCGAAATAAGTAACTTTATCCTCTTAAAGTATGAGAATAGAAAGATGTATCTTTTGACAGTCAGAAAGTATTTATCCGCTTATTTAAGTTATGTTGTCAATCATACTAATTGGAAAAGTGAAGAAAAATCAGTTTTTAAAGCAGTCTCCACAACTTGTCTGTCACAAGAAACAGTCAATCAGTTAGCTTTATTTAAAGATCAAACGGGAATCCCGAATACCGCTCTTTTAAATTATGCTTTTACTTTAGATTATAGTGCACCTTCTGCTGAATGGGTTAGTAAAGAAAGTGATCGTGTTCAGCAAGGGATACAACTGACTAAATCGAGTTCTAAAAGGGTTAAAGAACTCTCAGAAGAAACAGGTTATCCTAGAAATATCGTGCTTGAACAGCAATTAATAAAATTATTAGAGAATATAGTTAAATGAATGAGCAGAAGATTAGAAAAATTGACGTATGAAAGTTATCATATAAAGATAGATGAAAAAATCTATTTTTATATAATAACTTTTTTTGTTTTTTATGGAGGGAGGAAAAGGTATTTATATTGAAAAATGGTCTGGTATGAAAGAGAATTCTTCTATTTTACACAATCGACAAAAGGGAGTGGTCCTAGACAAACAGTCCGTAACTCTTAGTCATTCAAAGAAAGAAGAACTGTTGAGAGAACAAGGAAAGCCACTTGAAGCACTTAGAAAAGAAATCATGAAAAAGGAACTTTCACCAAATGTTGAGACGCGTTCTTATCTATTTGAACGATTTTTACAGCAGAATGGACAGCCAGAACTTGTTGAAGAAGCAAGAACAGTAAAGATAGAAGAGTATGCTACTAAGCCTAATCAAGTCATGAGTGAACTTTCTTTTATTGGAGCGAGTCTTGCAGAAGGATTTTTAGATTTTTATGGTATCCAATTAAGTCATGTAGTTGAAAAATATGAAAAGAGGCTACATATTATTGAGCTTGAGTCATTGGATCAAAATGAAAGTGGATTTTATATTGGAAAATTTACAGAAGGAAGTCTTGCTGTCGTTTCTCCTCGTTTAGATTCTGAAGAACAAGCACAAGAAAAATTATCCGCTTTTTTAACTATGAAACA
It encodes the following:
- a CDS encoding GNAT family N-acetyltransferase, translating into MKLDKIMYYRKHTNILKNKKRRFYMNIRKLNEDDTEKYQALRLIALKKSPEAFGSTFEREKNFTLETVKQRILSTETKFTLGAFDKKNALMGTVLFVRDSNIKMQHKGSILGLYVSPDSRGQGVAKSLLNKVIEVARRWNGVEQINLTVVSSNLFAKKIYSDLGFEVFGTEMKAMKYDNQYYNEDMMVLFL
- a CDS encoding tyrosine-type recombinase/integrase, with translation MSYNVQPLRTQQEINDFLFCLRRNKNADRDVFLFLIGINSGLRMSDIVKLKKQDLISSKNPRIVEKKTGKTRILYLSSLQDLIQDYTKKLEPEDYLFPSTKGGHVEVNTVYQMFQKVAKLLGRDDIGTHTLRKTFGYHYYKKTKDVATLMEIFGHSSEKITKRYIGINEDEISETLLNFRLGF
- a CDS encoding alpha/beta hydrolase family protein, with product MKVLTNNQFKYAIFKPNNNKNTEKTILIYHGWGGSIDHYFNLAEKLAQEGYTVVIPEVIYHDSRNPLNKPFETKNRQEFFWKVITNSIDEFDEFVSLLQIDKKKLILLGNSMGGFIVTGIYGQQSTLGGAASINGSGSFLLSETIFRKMDNRGNLSIKEEQSLKEYDPVEQTNCESPLLIMHGDSDNIISINGQNNYYHYLLTNKKRKNINFKIYEGINHEFNLEMTNDFIDWLNEI
- a CDS encoding HIT family protein, encoding MEWYENRILSAKNGTNPMLIKELKGGYAVFGDVQFLPGYCVLLPKREVNSLNDLPLEEREQFLSDMSILGDAIIHSCNPIRVNYDILGNTDNYLHAHVFPRFKWEKEERRRMPVWLYDSSNWQKKETAYNPKQHDEIRNSILDYLNKHYS
- a CDS encoding NUDIX hydrolase, which encodes MDRYHRAFGVYGILYRKNKLLVIKKTSGPYINRFDLPGGSQEFGERLEDTLVREIKEETNLTVKAFQQLGVVNFLYPWRYENTNMNNHIATFYEIDSFIGENFEKVDQFLGQDSVGSIWLPLEELTEDNSSLLVLKAKEYIQKGTFIDKGWILDKWNILDSPVY
- a CDS encoding ArdC-like ssDNA-binding domain-containing protein codes for the protein MANSSNTFHKWLLETLHENELVLDLKNITLKNELQNSLQALNDFLVDDWFSSEEGTSIADQVEINLDKQRENHLQKDFPLFIAGNLELTVSKSTKNKGYQVTTFNHTGALSDHQENSLKGCLKYLKELNAYPLDKHLSSYFSQEGSIAMANQYKKISEAEKKKEIDQLTEKMTTQVQTYTETTEQMTELLDFMSQFRDYSIRNQFMIRSQHKGANGVASYQRFKELGFPVQKGEKGIKIWVPMTVTQFKTKDGEWKNQTKATIEEKEWIKKNQSTDNVKTFTRFKLGTVFDVTQTHAKPEDYPAIFPNKKNQFDFGGKDLDLLNQSLLEYSNSTNIPIIKEPFRDSAAKGYYMPSTHSITLNTKNTETENVHTLIHELAHAEMHNSSKLKNKELTMQAAPVLEYQAEMTAYVVGKYYGLDTENHSLRYISKWTNNLEKVEDKINSLSEVKKVSEKLIDQLDLIIEQTTERKQGLSPDKVEVIATKLGFLTDKNNQNQYKQLKDTSLKINTIQLLKNNPSDKLTLYSIELVSKEQTFDYVMATGKNKKEIATDWLGEKTANDWLKEDVKYHVLHKDLNQELNTEKIMDIVNLTENEKVSMGDFSNQNKIDKNMLASPSL
- the mobQ gene encoding MobQ family relaxase — encoded protein: MAIYHLSAKIISRSKGQSAISSAAYRSGDKLYSERYNETKLYRRDIQPVTFILKPTHAPDWCLNRERLWNEVENYEKSKNAQLSREFNVALPVELSVFEQEKLTLDYCQKNFVDLGMVADISIHRDDEMNPHFHVMLTTRPFDENGNWDVKSRKIYINDEEGNPIYTKSGYRQNRKANVTDWDSKERMQKWRENWATMANHSLKENGINQTISEKSYADLGEKKQPTIHEGFVAREMEAKGKNSDRIQINKEIKESNAKAAIVYTLKKDAEEIKETETIVRSLSPTEKKEITRLSKELKTYISFDQIEDKKRMLNNWSNSARVNNLFKEDTKTLNLIESQMELVEKADSLILKESERLLEHYYPTIDQKNLSDYQVKTLANRTVKEDRVIQPEEVEKILEHSNQQELYHEVSKVVKRPYDSYSVYEEKNKLLNQTVVSIVEKYQVDFKDVKTVESLPDTVYTTLKNSIKEQERNKIAMKVIQNYYDDKISRIFPSLELDDQDIPTKELFSKAIDYYGDQLTVDNLIHLKERPLIKFTLEEQHIAVAYFTDYGKAGNLNNDESIDVSSLTMSEELKTILIDRPDLHDLLLNECIETGVLNVEQADTLKEQKTSEFSFSQQKSMPSSQLLNYLFRPQQLDQILASLDYEEREKLRALEKELKKKKPKRSFKGPKR
- a CDS encoding nucleotidyl transferase AbiEii/AbiGii toxin family protein; amino-acid sequence: MKTKIKNKAQKEQIDAQMLMRNYMLERMLVRISKSKYRHSFILKGGFLIGSLIGVDKRTTMDIDTTITGTTVSSDVLKTIFLELCELDIGDHIQFEFQNIQEIREEDDYPGYRVAIVASLQTMAIPIKVDITTGDIIIPKEIHYKHKLMFEEEEISILSYPIETLLAEKIQTIYYRGVFNTRARDFYDVYMLSQLEPSRIDYDLLRKALTATCNKRNTPNIMRDYIKTLEFIRTNDEMRQIWSNYQNKTDYTNNLSFDEACDALHHLLTLVYTNPPINNSIE
- a CDS encoding type IV toxin-antitoxin system AbiEi family antitoxin domain-containing protein, with the protein product MTQIKDKEEHSKTKLLLQLIKEQNGTVTFQDAKKAGIHKEYVLKLFHENILEKVGPGSYVAIDQFPDEYYILQKRFKKGIYSHETALYLHDLTDVTPFDYHMTFPRGYNNPSLKENNILAKHSRRDNYLIGLMTMKSPHGNSIRVYDRERTICDIFSKNNRTDKDVQINALKRYLTTAEKDLIKLMQYAQLFKVDRDLRRYMEVLV